The following is a genomic window from Dermatophilaceae bacterium Soc4.6.
GGCTCCTGGCCGAGGCGGCCCGTCTGAGCGGCGAGGGCCAGGTGCGCGAGGTCGCCATCGGCTCGTATGCCGAAGCCCCCCTCGCCCTGTCGGCCCACCCCGGCGACGTGCTGGTGATGGAGCCCTACCGGGCCGCCGTGCCCCCGCTGCCCGGAGCCGCCGAGCTGGCCCTCGGCGACCCGACCCTGATCCACACCGTCACCACGGCCGACGACGCCCGCCACCTGACCTCCAGGGCCGGGCGGGTGCGCGTCGTCGTCGAGGGGCTGACCTCGATGAACCGCTTCGGGGTGCGCCTGGACGAGGTCGCCCGGCTGCGCGCCGACCTGGCCGACCTCCCCCTCGACGTCGAGGCGATGACCCTTCACCTGCCCCTGGGTGAGGGCCACCTCGACGAGGTGAGCCGCTGGGTGGAGGCCGTCGACGAGCCGCGCTGGTTCGTCTCGCACGTCAGCCCGTCCGAGCTGAGCACCCTGCGGTCGCGCCATCCCGACCGCACCTTCCGCCCTCGCATCGGCACCTCCCTCTGGCTCGGCGACCCCGGTGCCCTCACCGTGCGGGCGCACGTC
Proteins encoded in this region:
- a CDS encoding alanine racemase; translation: MSLVLQVDGDRWREHLRRTTVSNPGLVPVIKGNGYGLGLPRLLAEAARLSGEGQVREVAIGSYAEAPLALSAHPGDVLVMEPYRAAVPPLPGAAELALGDPTLIHTVTTADDARHLTSRAGRVRVVVEGLTSMNRFGVRLDEVARLRADLADLPLDVEAMTLHLPLGEGHLDEVSRWVEAVDEPRWFVSHVSPSELSTLRSRHPDRTFRPRIGTSLWLGDPGALTVRAHVLDVRRVDKGDRAGYRQRALRAGTLVVVSGGTAHGIALEGPSAAATPRQRAIAVTEGVMQAAHRVRSPFAIDGRPTWFAEPPHMQVSLLSLPADVTPPAIGDQLTVRVRHTTLRADAVDIT